The following coding sequences lie in one Silene latifolia isolate original U9 population chromosome 5, ASM4854445v1, whole genome shotgun sequence genomic window:
- the LOC141655073 gene encoding uncharacterized protein LOC141655073, whose protein sequence is MAAVPMRDNLAPKKVLNPSIIKPPIQENNFDVKATLLQLVQGNQFGGGATENPNEHLNEFLDSCDMFKAFLNKYFPPQRTARIKSELQGFTQQDDETLYEAWERYKGLQRLCPHHEIGDDELINNFYEGLNNEMKMNLDSGSGKGELDKIDHKTAKELIEEMASRTFHWNNDRHKRKGKSTVESANNVEVKGLIEELKQQIALLNSSNTSRNSSSNWSQMYCCDICGDQGHPPNECPLMMGEANCIEQVNGVWESIPARQAFNNNQHHPGMRARPNFSHGSQNVQNPTFQLRPQFQPLNQPTNPQFQQNSQPFQQNSQPFPQSTQLKSNMEPMIEQLMNSQTQFITHSNQKQEEATSSINQLRTQMQASQRMTDNQISQLASQISQFQASNGKFSGKTEENPKTINAIHWKSGRELEDRVFIKRKKSRKPEVVVEPPKVVEDDLVEVVVETPMLVDESTKVVDEPTKVVEEPKQQVVRPYVPPIPFPQRLARAKLEQKYGKFMHMMKGVNIPMPFIDAIKEIPAYGKFLKELISNKNSLSPSTTVNLSKECSAILMNGLPQKLEDPDFQEVEGI, encoded by the exons ATGGCCGCGGTTCCTATGAGGGACAATTTGGCTCCAAAGAAGGTGTTGAACCCAAGTATTATCAAGCCACCTATTCAAGAAAATAACTTTGATGTGAAGGCCACTTTGTTGCAACTAGTCCAAGGAAaccaattcggagggggagccaccgaaaaccccaatGAACATCTTAATGaattcttggatagttgtgacatgtttAAG GCCTTCCTAAACAAATACTTCCCACCACAAAGAACTGCAAGGATCAAGAGTGAGCTTCAAGGCTTCACTCAACAAGATGATGAGACCCTTTACGAGGCATGGGAAAGGTATAAGGGACTCCAAAGGTTATGTCCTCACCACGAGATCGGAGATGATGAGTTGATAAACAACTTCTATGAGGGGTTGAATAATGAGATGAAGATGAACCTAGATTCCGGCTCGGGAAAGGGGGAATTAGACAAAATTGATCACAAGACGGCCAAGGAGCTTATTGAGGAAATGGCTTCCCGTACTTTTCATTGGAATAATGATAGGCACAAAAGGAAGGGAAAGTCAACCGTCGAGTCGGCCAACAATGTTGAAGTTAAGGGATTGATAGAGGAACTCAAGCAACAAATTGCCTTGTTGAACTCTAGTAACACCTCAAGAAATTCTTCATCAAATTGGTCTCAAATGTATTGTTGTGATATTTGTGGAGATCAAGGGCATCCACCAAATGAATGTCCTTTGATGATGGGAGAGGCAAATTGTATTGAGCAAGTGAATGGAGTGTGGGAATCAATTCCGGCTAGACAAGcattcaacaacaatcaacaccaTCCCGGAATGAGAGCCCGCCCAAATTTTTCCCATGGCtcacaaaatgtccaaaaccccacTTTCCAACTAAGACCACAATTCCAACCACTAAATCAACCAACCAACCCACAATTTCAACAAAATTCCCAACCATTTCAACAAAATTCTCAACCCTTTCCACAATCCACCCAACTTAAATCAAACATGGAGCCCATGATAGAGCAATTGATGAATTCTCAAACCCAATTCATCACTCATTCCAACCAAAAACAAGAGGAGGCCACGTCTTCTATCAACCAACTAAGGACTCAAATGCAAGCCTCCCAAAGAATGACGGATAATCAAATCTCTCAATTGGCTTCTCAAATAAGTCAATTTCAAGCCTCAAATGGAAAGTTTTCGGGTAAAACCGAGGAGAACCCAAAGACCATTAATGCTATACATTGGAAGAGTGGTAGGGAGTTAGAAGACCGGGTGttcataaagaggaaaaagagcCGCAAACCGGAAGTTGTGGTTGAACCACCAAAAGTGGTTGAAgatgatcttgtggaagttgttgtAGAGACTCCCATGCTTGTTGATGAGTCCACCAAGGTTGTTGATGAACCCACCAAGGTTGTTGAGGAACCCAAGCAACAAGTCGTGAGACCATATGTGCCACCAATCCCTTTCCCTCAAAGGTTGGCAAGAGCAAAGCTTGAGCAAAAGTATGGGAAATTCATGCACATGATGAAAGGTGTGAACATCCCCATGCCTTTTATTGATGCCATCAAGGAGATACCCGCATATGGAAAATTCTTGAAGGAGTTGATTTCCAACAAAAATTCCTTGAGTCCAAGTACAACGGTGAATTTATCCAAGGAATGTAGTGCCATCTTAATGAATGGGTTGCCCCAAAAGCTtgaagatccgg ATTTTCAAGAAGTTGAAGGGATTTGA